The Triticum dicoccoides isolate Atlit2015 ecotype Zavitan chromosome 6A, WEW_v2.0, whole genome shotgun sequence genome has a window encoding:
- the LOC119317004 gene encoding protein HHL1, chloroplastic-like, with protein sequence MEVVGGVSLRPARLRHLTPGEASAGSFLPRRLQLARTAARPARRALVVEARGGRGWSDRQSQQQRRMPQLPKIEDDGNPRFVIFIRTANVYFWYPLNIVTGGTTAKIMLAAKDNFLGKYIYKDTLARNLATVIYKDEDDIIDLAKEQFRVLKGETEFRYGYKIVEKGNLRSALATSNVLELPKKEELKSVVDKVRDFFGEVTSGAKESFAQITGSASAAEAEAEAKAEDERPRSKRRGSKRKGKQQKPKQGFKPES encoded by the exons ATGGAGGTGGTGGGAGGGGTATCGCTGAGGCCGGCGCGGCTCCGGCACCTGACGCCCGGGGAGGCCAGCGCGGGCTCCTTCCTGCCGCGGAGGCTGCAGCTGGCACGGACCGCCGCGAGGCCAGCGAGGCGCGCGCTGGTGGTGGAGGCCCGCGGGGGCAGGGGCTGGTCGGACCGGCAGTCCCAGCAGCAGCGGCGCATGCCGCAGCTCCCCAAGATCGAGGACGACGGCAACCCCCGCTTCGTCATCTTCATCCGCACCGCCAAT GTGTACTTCTGGTACCCGCTCAACATCGTCACCGGCGGCACCACCGCCAAGATCATGCTCGCCGCCAAGGACAACTTCCTCGGCAAGTACATCTACAAGGACACCCTCGCCCGGAACCTCGCCACCGTCATTTACAAA GACGAGGACGACATAATCGACTTGGCGAAGGAGCAGTTCCGCGTGCTCAAGGGCGAAACCGAGTTCCGGTACGGCTACAAGATCGTG GAGAAGGGGAACCTGAGGTCTGCACTGGCGACAAGCAACGTGCTCGAG CTCCCAAAGAAAGAAGAGCTCAAAAGTGTCGTTGACAAGGTGAGGGACTTCTTTGGTGAGGTAACCTCCGGTGCCAAAGAATCCTTTGCGCAGATAACAGGATCTGCCAGCGCAGCAGAGGCCGAAGCAGAAGCAAAAGCAGAAGACGAGAGGCCCCGCTCCAAGAGACGAGGAAGCAAGAGGAAAGGGAAGCAGCAGAAGCCCAAGCAAGGGTTCA AGCCCGAGAGCTGA